NNNNNNNNNNNNNNNNNNNNNNNNNNNNNNNNNNNNNNNNNNNNNNNCGACCTGCTCAACAGATTGACCGTTGGAGTCTCGCTCGCCAGTGACCTTGAGGTAGACGACGTAGTTGCCAGCGGGAATATCAGGCAGCTCAACAGAAACAGAGCGCTCCATGAGATAATTACCATGAGATCGGACAATGTAGTCCTCCGCATCGGGGCTGTCCTCGTAGTGAAGACGGAAGTGAAGACGGAAGGAGTACTGTCCTTGAAGACCCTTGAAATACCGACCATCAAGCTGCGAAAGAACCAGTACAAGGGGAGAGTCCTGGGTCAACTTGATGTGGAACTTCTCATGGTAAGCCGCCTTCCAcgcaacatcaacaccaatccAGCGCTGGCAGCATCGCCAGTCTCGATCGCGGAAGAGTCGAGTACGGTCGAAGTGAGAATATTTCCGAATAAGATCCTCGTAAGAAATCCAGAAAACAGAGTCGCTACCAAACTTGTGGTCCATCTCCTCCTGCACTTCGGTAGTCCACTCCTTAGAGCCATCACTCCAAGCTCCATCCCAGATACCCTTGCGAACCTTACCCCAAGGATTGCGAAGCTTGACCAAGCGCTGGCCAGACTTTAGAGTACGTGCCTCCATGATGACATAGGCATGCCCCTCAGAGATGCCATTGCGCTCACCGTAGCCgtgctcaagaagaccagTAGAAGCGCCAAAGAGGAACTCATCGTTGACTCGCGACATCTCCTTATCCCAGAACTCATCGACATCGAGAATATCAGACGTCAAGAGCTCAGTGGTAACTCCACCAGAGAGATCTTCGACACCCTCTCCATTCCAGCCACCCGCCAATGACGCATAGTCACCGTGAGCCTTGGCGTAGGCCTTCTCGAAGAGAGGAACCCAAGTCTCATTCTGATCTCTGCACTGCGCAAAGAAAAGAGCCTTGGAGCCAGTCTGGTACGTCTTGCGATAAACATTCTCGTTATCCTCACGATCGATCTGCTGCAGAAGATCTCTCTGCATGGAGGGGGAATCCCACAAAGGGGACTTGAGATAGAGTTTATCGTCGATGATGGAGTAGATCCATTCGCCATCTCGATAAAAGACAAAGCCGTAGATGCCGATCTTTGTGTTATGGGCAACGCAGATCCGCTGTAGACCTCCTGGAACATTGGCCAGAGCCGTTAGGCCAGCCATGATCCAGCAGTCTCCTAGACTGCCCTGCTTGACGTCACCACCACTAACCTCTTTCATGAAGGTGGGATTCTCAAAGATCTCGTGCACGCGCTTGACGGCCTTGGGAACAGCAACCTGTGACCTCAGCAGTGTTGTCCTGTTGAGCTCGAATTTCTGCGATCCCAGGTGATTCAAGCAATGGCCCTTCTCATACTTGAGATCCCAATCCTAGTAAATGCATTAGCGCCAAATTCATACGGACGACAAATAGACAGCAAACTCACTAAATCCCAGCCAGGGTCTCGATATCGCATATTCACTCGCTTGCATtccttgatgatcttctcaaccttgcGTCGACATTCCTCAGCGGCTCGCTCGTAACCGGCCGATAAGAGCTCGTTGGAATGGTAGGNNNNNNNNNNNNNNNNNNNNNNNNNNNNNNNNNNNNNNNNNNNNNNNNNNNNNNNNNNNNNNNNNNNNNNNNNNNNNNNNNNNNNNNNNNNNNNNNNNNNACCATGAGATCGGACAATGTAGTCCTCCGCATCGGGGCTGTCCTCGTAGTGAAGACGGAAGTGAAGACGGAAGGAGTACTGTCCTTGAAGACCCTTGAAATACCGACCATCAAGCTGCGAAAGAACCAGTACAAGGGGAGAGTCCTGGGTCAACTTGATGTGGAACTTCTCATGGTAAGCCGCCTTCCAcgcaacatcaacaccaatccAGCGCTGGCAGCATCGCCAGTCTCGATCGCGGAAGAGTCGAGTACGGTCGAAGTGAGAATATTTCCGAATAAGATCCTCGTAAGAAATCCAGAAAACAGAGTCGCTACCAAACTTGTGGTCCATCTCCTCCTGCACTTCGGTAGTCCACTCCTTAGAGCCATCACTCCAAGCTCCATCCCAGATACCCTTGCGAACCTTACCCCAAGGATTGCGAAGCTTGACCAAGCGCTGGCCAGACTTTAGAGTACGTGCCTCCATGATGACATAGGCATGCCCCTCAGAGATGCCATTGCGCTCACCGTAGCCgtgctcaagaagaccagTAGAAGCGCCAAAGAGGAACTCATCGTTGACTCGCGACATCTCCTTATCCCAGAACTCATCGACATCGAGAATATCAGACGTCAAGAGCTCAGTGGTAACTCCACCAGAGAGATCTTCGACACCCTCTCCATTCCAGCCACCCGCCAATGACGCATAGTCACCGTGAGCCTTGGCGTAGGCCTTCTCGAAGAGAGGAACCCAAGTCTCATTCTGATCTCTGCACTGCGCAAAGAAAAGAGCCTTGGAGCCAGTCTGGTACGTCTTGCGATAAACATTCTCGTTATCCTCACGATCGATCTGCTGCAGAAGATCTCTCTGCATGGAGGGGGAATCCCACAAAGGGGACTTGAGATAGAGTTTATCGTCGATGATGGAGTAGATCCATTCGCCATCTCGATAAAAGACAAAGCCGTAGATGCCGATCTTTGTGTTATGGGCAACGCAGATCCGCTGTAGACCTCCTGGAACATTGGCCAGAGCCGTTAGGCCAGCCATGATCCAGCAGTCTCCTAGACTGCCCTGCTTGACGTCACCACCACTAACCTCTTTCATGAAGGTGGGATTCTCAAAGATCTCGTGCACGCGCTTGACGGCCTTGGGAACAGCAACCTGTGACCTCAGCAGTGTTGTCCTGTTGAGCTCGAATTTCTGCGATCCCAGGTGATTCAAGCAATGGCCCTTCTCATACTTGAGATCCCAATCCTAGTAAATGCATTAGCGCCAAATTCATACGGACGACAAATAGACAGCAAACTCACTAAATCCCAGCCAGGGTCTCGATATCGCATATTCACTCGCTTGCATtccttgatgatcttctcaaccttgcGTCGACATTCCTCAGCGGCTCGCTCGTAACCGGCCGATAAGAGCTCGTTGGAATGGTAGGTAGCAGGAGGTTGCACGGGGTCGAATGGAAGGACGGCGAGAGCCTTGTGAAACTTGCGCTTGGAGAACTTCTTCCAGATGCGGTTGATGCTCTTTTGAGGCgggagcttcttcttcttctttttcttctggtcgttgttgttggtggtggcaGGTTGGGCACGAGGCCGACGAGGGTCGTCGGACTCCTCTGATGAGCTGTACCCGTGCATCTTGATATGCTATAAGAATAATCGAGTAGTTTTGGAAAGGAGCTAATATAGTTCGGTACGACTTCCCCTAGACGAGAGCTAAAAGAGACACCCAGGAGTCAATACCAAATGATGTGGTAAGGAAGGATATTTAGCAACAAATGGTGAAGTAGGGTCGGAGATGAGAAGGGTACATATACCTCAATATTTGGGTGAGGAGATTACAAAAGGGCCAGGCCCCTTCACTTTCTTGTGATACGATTTCCATCTAAGGGTTCGATGACAAGGCAACGAAAAGGCGCGAAACTGGTCGCACAGCAGAGCCTCATCTCGCGCCATCTTTTGTTGATTCTTCACCGCTCCGCTGAAATCTGATTGAGGCCCCCTTGCTAGGGTTTGGGTGTAACAATATGAACAACTGGTAGCTGCAATTGAGATCAAGTACGAAAGGTTACTTGAACGTGGTAGCCTGATACTGGCGTAGATCGCTCGTAACGAGGCAGCGAGCAAAGGCTCTGGGTTGAAAAAAAAGGCGTACCAACATCGGCCGCATCTGCAGAGGCCAACCTTGCGTAGAGTccacacacacacacaagGCTTCCGTGTCCTGGGATCATGGGTCCTCAATTTGGAGGGTCGTAGGTGATGACAGAACCGCGGACTGGTGCTAGAGTCAGTGAAAAGTTTTCAGGCTACAACGGTGTTGTCGGTATGTAAAGATGGATCCAGTGGAAACTTATCTGACCTGGCAGCTTCTGGATTGCAGTTGTCAGTATGCTGGTGTCCTGAAGCCTTCTGAGCAGCGCGAATTGTTGAACACTAGTCTCTCTTGCATG
This genomic interval from Fusarium oxysporum f. sp. lycopersici 4287 chromosome 3, whole genome shotgun sequence contains the following:
- a CDS encoding hypothetical protein (At least one base has a quality score < 10), which gives rise to MHGYSSSEESDDPRRPRAQPATTNNNDQKKKKKKKLPPQKSINRIWKKFSKRKFHKALAVLPFDPVQPPATYHSNELLSAGYERAAEECRRKVEKIIKECKRVNMRYRDPGWDLDWDLKYEKGHCLNHLGSQKFELNRTTLLRSQVAVPKAVKRVHEIFENPTFMKEVSGGDVKQGSLGDCWIMAGLTALANVPGGLQRICVAHNTKIGIYGFVFYRDGEWIYSIIDDKLYLKSPLWDSPSMQRDLLQQIDREDNENVYRKTYQTGSKALFFAQCRDQNETWVPLFEKAYAKAHGDYASLAGGWNGEGVEDLSGGVTTELLTSDILDVDEFWDKEMSRVNDEFLFGASTGLLEHGYGERNGISEGHAYVIMEARTLKSGQRLVKLRNPWGKVRKGIWDGAWSDGSKEWTTEVQEEMDHKFGSDSVFWISYEDLIRKYSHFDRTRLFRDRDWRCCQRWIGVDVAWKAAYHEKFHIKLTQDSPLVLVLSQLDGRYFKGLQGQYSFRLHFRLHYEDSPDAEDYIVRSHGYHSNELLSAGYERAAEECRRKVEKIIKECKRVNMRYRDPGWDLDWDLKYEKGHCLNHLGSQKFELNRTTLLRSQVAVPKAVKRVHEIFENPTFMKEVSGGDVKQGSLGDCWIMAGLTALANVPGGLQRICVAHNTKIGIYGFVFYRDGEWIYSIIDDKLYLKSPLWDSPSMQRDLLQQIDREDNENVYRKTYQTGSKALFFAQCRDQNETWVPLFEKAYAKAHGDYASLAGGWNGEGVEDLSGGVTTELLTSDILDVDEFWDKEMSRVNDEFLFGASTGLLEHGYGERNGISEGHAYVIMEARTLKSGQRLVKLRNPWGKVRKGIWDGAWSDGSKEWTTEVQEEMDHKFGSDSVFWISYEDLIRKYSHFDRTRLFRDRDWRCCQRWIGVDVAWKAAYHEKFHIKLTQDSPLVLVLSQLDGRYFKGLQGQYSFRLHFRLHYEDSPDAEDYIVRSHGNYLMERSVSVELPDIPAGNYVVYLKVTGERDSNGQSLRQKKDQKKASASRQKERRRMWEKRATIRDVTKQQTKKNADKRKRRRAEWEAEQNRLDEEFNAKVKAEREQMKKERIAKAEAEKAAEAEKRAQEADDEALSKKTEEVKISEDKDEPVVVDEHHKDHDDAVISVSTGSPHLTPKSMDSTAEGAEEKQEVPPVSGGPPAPIEEEEPLPTRPRPAYDSAGESSASPADDHERLFSSDDNSRDPRRMISKRSRVQSETDSDEEKMPEPWNAICIVGVRVYSKDENLELRTVMEGGELLEGGMGSKGAADLDNAQSNAGGGRSNCFRDKAGWHQGARDISGHQQGQQRH